In Telopea speciosissima isolate NSW1024214 ecotype Mountain lineage chromosome 10, Tspe_v1, whole genome shotgun sequence, the DNA window AATCACCacaccaccactgccactacAACCTCTCACTCCACTAGGGTTGCAATAAGGTTGGATTGGGCcagatttttaaaatttcaatcGAACACCGAATCCCTTCGGCTGGGCTTAGGCCCAAGCTCAATCTGACCCGATCCAAACCTGTCCTAACTCAGAATCTAAAAAATTCAACCTTGACTCACCCCTCAAggtataagaagaagaagaagaagaagaagaaacgattCCAAACCCTGATGGGATGGAAAGTCAgaataaaagaattaaaaaaaaaaagttgaaaattactaACTGTATTGCAATTGGAAATTACAAGCAACTTGCCAACAACTATCGTATACTTTGGTGATTGCATGAAGCTTCAAACCAGTCTGCAGCCTCGTGCTTCCTTCATCCACCAATGATGACACAACTCCCTAGcctggattgagctcctctcccgtGTGGCGTGGCACGGTGTAACGCACATCGTGCGTCTGGGCACAATCAGAGGACTTTTTAAGTCAAATCAGAATCAGAAATTCATTTGAAGAAGAATACAATCTTCTTCAATGATTGATGCAAATCTGAGTTATCAACTAACTTATCTTTCGTTCTTCTCAGGCCAAAGATGAACCTGCTCTATATAACATGAAGGAGAACATAACAATTTCATAATTTGTATTATATAACTTTTGCTGCCGAAACCCCATTTACCCAATTTACTATGCAAGAGGAAAACGCGCTCACGAAAAAACAATTAGCAaatggggttagggtttcgcATTTTCGTTCTAAAGACTATAGGCACTAATACAATTAAGGGGGAATTTCTTAGATTCACGGGActaaaaaaagatttacaaaactggaaagtaaaaattatgttttacatttgCAAGTCATTCtgtttgaaaagatttacttaattcCCATCTGAGTAACaaaacataaaaggaaaaaCCTAGAAATTCCAACCCTAATCCGACCGTAACGCACGCAGGCCTCAAAATTCCCAAAATTCTTAATCCTAACCCACCCTTAAGACCAGGGTATCTCAGCCTAGAAATTATTCAAGCTGAGGACTGACTCAGACGGACCAGGtaaaacttacacccctagccACCAATGTCACCATGCCAAGAGGCGCTTCCCAAACCAGTGCTTTTCTATAGCTACTGCCATAGAATCCTAAGCTTAGGGAGGGTTTTGCATGTTCAACTCTGGCCCCATTAGATGTTAGATGTGAGCATCGCATCCAACTCCTATCCTACGACCTGCCCCACCTCCCTCCATTCTAACAGACAGACAGGGTAGGCCACACCCTGTGTAGATGCGATTAGactggaatttttttcctcaGAGGTTCCTGTCAGGTCAGGTTGTCCAATTTCACTCATAGAAAAATGTAAATGATGACCTAACCTCATTCAAGAGGTCATCATTTCTATCCCCTATGAAAGGAACCCGACAACCTGACCAGGGAAGGAACCAGAGAGGACAACGATTCAGCTGGGCAGCCGTCCACTACAGCGCTAAACCAAAAGTCCAACAGAAATGAAAGAAACGTTGTGCATCCttaataaaattaccaaaagatGCCCAGCTCAAGAAAATATAGACCGAGTTTAGCTGGAGTCACACTGATGGGAATCCATTCAACGCTTCACCGCAGAGCTTGAGATGCTTCGAAAGTATATTTTGGatacatactaaaaccctagaggggtttgtgaaccttaggcTGGTGTGGTTTTCCTTCACCACTAAAAAGGAAACTTcttcaaaaatatatttcattaaACGACTGGCATGCTCCATCACTAATCCAACAAAGATCAAACTGATTTAAGCATCCACCTACACAATtcaaggataaaaaaataaaataaaacaaaattctgGGTGTCTAAAAACAAGAGTACAAGATCTGATGACAAAAATTAAGCAGACTGGAAATCAGTCCTAACAGCTTGCTGGTGTTCCCTCTAGAAGACAAGCTCATGAGGTTTCATGCCTGAACTAAGAGAAAACCTTGCCGCCAAGTAAATCTTCAAGTCTGGAACTCCTTCAATGGCCTTTATCAAGGAAGCATCCACTGCTTTCTGgtcatccttcttctcctgtGGAAGTGTCTTTTTTTCctacattttttaaaaaaaaatacagacaAGGTTcagaaaacaaaatatattaaGCACATGACCTTTTACTGGTGCAGCATTATGAAGATCAATAACAGGACGGACGGAAACGCAACTGTTTTCCGCCACCTCATTAAAAATTATAATTCTGCGGGACTATTCATTGTAACTTATTTAAAGGAGAGGGGTTCCCTGAAAGACAGGGTTGCCCTGTGCAAGAGCAGTGTCAATGAGAGCAAGTGTGAAAGCATCAACAGGTGTAGGATATCCATCTTTCATGGGGGctatagggtggtcatttcaaagCCCCACTGTGTCCGGGCTTGGGCCACACTGCCTTCAGGGTTCTTTTACCACTTATTTAAATATTACTAAGGTACAAAGGTTCAAGGACCCCAAggtttatatatatagggtAGTATAGCTTCCACCACGTTTTAGAGCCTTATTCACAAACACCATTTTTAGAGCCTTATTCATAAAAATTATTCAAGGCAAAAAGTTACATTGCAAATAGTAAGAACTGACCTCTTTTTCTGCTTCAAAGAATtcaccttcccccttctttttcttcttttcgcCTTCCTTTGCAAAGTACTTATCATCAAATTTCTCTGCATTAACACCAGAAATGTCTACCTTGGTGGAGGTCCCAATCACATACGATTGGTTAACACGGCGGAGAGGAACACCATTAATCTTGAATGGCCCTGCAGCATAAAAATGTCATCAAGGGCTGATAAAAGAAACTCACCACATAGATTTGGACATTTTTTAATAACAATGTAAGGTGAAAATACAAAATTACTTGTCCAACCCCAAAAGATCATAGCAACCAAGTTAACCCCATCAACTGCAGAAGCAACCTAAGCTAAGCATACAAGAGGTACAGAAATTATTAAGATAAGGAACCAACAAAATGCTTGCAAATTCAAGATTAGGGAAACCTCCCAATattccaacttcttcactagcATTAAATAGAAGATACAGCACAAGGCCCTGACAATAATGCATTAACAGAAACCAGAAACTGGGCATAAAAAagatacacacaaacacactcAGCTTCACAAGCCTTTTTGTAAGAGGAACCTAAACTGGATGAAAAAGCTGATCAGAATCCAGGATCTAAAATTTTAGCTAGCTCAACCTAGCCATTCACAATAATACCAAAAACCAGTTTAAGTGTCAAGACACAAAATGGGCAAAGGATGCAACAAAGATTTGTAAATTGGGAATGTGAATAATATACATAAAAGGACTGTGCTACAGGATTACCACATGCATAAGGAATTAAAAACAGCAAAGTAGCCCTTGCAGAGCTCTGAAGGTAAACTGGATGTGCTACATGAGTGGGTGCTTGTTATAGATGTGCATGCTAGAAGAATGCTAAAAGACTGGAGCAACATAGTAATGGAGGAGCTCACATGCTAAACATAGTGGCAAAACTTCAAGACACCCAGAAATGGCAAAGAACGGTAATGCGGATATGTAAATAAGGATAAAggtcttatattttttttccacttAAAATGCTAATAGCATGCTTTAATTTTCAGGTCCCAAGGCAAAAGTGCATCATAACTTTACAAAGATTATTCGTTTGTTGAAATAGCTGCAAAACATTGTGTAAAGGAACTCATGGGGCATCATACTGATTCAAACCAACATGTCTTCACTTTGGATACATCCTAATGCAACATTAGGACTAGCATAAAACATCAGACAGGGTATAATAATTGAAAACTTAAGACAAATTACCCACCAGAAAATCAGAGAAACATCTAGTTACATGCAATACATTCCAATTTAACTATCAAAGAATCTAACAGAGTAAAATAATTGAAAAGTCAAACATATTAGGTATTAGAAAATCAGAGGAACCAACCGGTAACAAACAATAGAGATTCCAATTTTAAATTCATAATAAATCAACTGCaactaaataaaattaaattaaatttcagaACGCAAGCCAAATAAAAGCATAGGGTACAATGACAACCTTCCACATTGTCCAGAATAATATTGTATCAAGGTACGTAATTAACTTTCAATTTAAGCATATAGAAAACAGGTTATTAAAGGCACCCGTATCACACATACCTTAGTTTCATTCCCCAAACAAAATACAGTAACTTATTTATAAGAATGTGTGGATAATTGACTAATTTCAATAcgcaataaaagaaaaaaacagagtacAAGAATTGTGATCCGACGTTACGCTAGGAATGAGCATATCTTCTACTTGTTCTCATCCTCGAATTGTGCAAGAACAAATAAATTGAATAATACAAAATCATGTGAGAAGAATGAATAATACAAATTCAAGTGAGAAAAATAAATTACTATACGTAAAAATCGACATTATAAATCACCTCAGCAACAACTTCTCTTAACGAATTGAAAAACAGTTTTACATCGAAGGAACACATAAAAGAGATAAATCTCACCTGTAACGAGAAGCAATCCAGACGGAAGTTGCTTCAAGAAAACAACCCTTTTCCCCTTAAACCTCCCCGCAAGGATAATCAAAATCGTTCCAGGTGTAATACTCGACCTAAAAACgtaaaaaacaggaaaaaggaATTAAAGGGAGAACTCAGAAAAGCAGCAGAGTTTCAGGGATCTGAAAATGGAAATCAAAATAACGAACCTGAGTTTAGTGGGCTTAGGCTTGCGTTTGTTAAGCAGAGGCTTCTTCACATCATCAGCAGGATAAAATTTCGGTGGCTTTTCTTGAGGTTTTGGTTCCGCCGGCTTGGCGTCGTGTCGGGGGAAGACACCGCCGTTCTTGGCCTTGATGGCCCAGAGACCACGTTTGTGGTACATCTTTGATCGCGAGTGCTTGCCCACACCACGAATCAGATCTGGGTTTCTGGTCACCCTAGGCTTCCTGTCCTTCGGCGCCATTGCTGAAGCTTCAGATTCCCCTGCTGCTAGCTCCTCAAACGCTTAGAGACGGTCGAGAGAAATGAAGCACTCGGAGAAGataaaaccctagaaacccTAATGCGGCTTATGTATAtaataaaatcatgattttCTCGGGTTCTTGGACTAGGGCAACTGGTTTGGGATTGCGATCTGGAT includes these proteins:
- the LOC122642557 gene encoding 60S ribosomal protein L6-like, with amino-acid sequence MAPKDRKPRVTRNPDLIRGVGKHSRSKMYHKRGLWAIKAKNGGVFPRHDAKPAEPKPQEKPPKFYPADDVKKPLLNKRKPKPTKLRSSITPGTILIILAGRFKGKRVVFLKQLPSGLLLVTGPFKINGVPLRRVNQSYVIGTSTKVDISGVNAEKFDDKYFAKEGEKKKKKGEGEFFEAEKEEKKTLPQEKKDDQKAVDASLIKAIEGVPDLKIYLAARFSLSSGMKPHELVF